A single window of Verrucomicrobiia bacterium DNA harbors:
- a CDS encoding tetratricopeptide repeat protein, which produces MRPSIFFLFLALTFCAPVHAESKPLPPNLSFLSQDFESLQVSLDRMKLASLYQEGRYDEAFSVASTLLKSAHQLHDPLLKADTLEDIAKIFQLKGRYPEAEKMFKQVMAIRKDKAGEEDPSYATAVSNLGLLYENMGEYKKALRMTHKAWKIRLKVLGADHPETAISLNNLAGLYRIHGEEDKAEECYREALRIWTESGESQTLVAKVLNNLAIVYEEQNRIDESLKMFWEAYAIRREAYGENHPSLAVLLNNMGGLYKKQGQFEKAESLYKQAEEIWVRTLGADHPYVARVRNNRALLYQQQGRLQEAEKLFREALDVARKSMGEDHPFGGQIVSNLVSLYQDSGRLQDAEALKQKYLKPETAVPVVPAAKRNSITIGQTTT; this is translated from the coding sequence ATGCGCCCAAGCATCTTTTTTTTATTTTTGGCCCTCACGTTCTGCGCCCCCGTCCATGCCGAATCCAAGCCTTTGCCCCCCAATCTCAGTTTTCTCTCGCAGGATTTCGAATCCCTCCAGGTCAGCCTGGACCGCATGAAGCTGGCTTCCCTTTATCAGGAAGGCCGTTATGACGAGGCTTTTTCCGTCGCTTCCACGCTCCTCAAATCCGCGCACCAGCTCCACGATCCTCTCCTCAAAGCCGACACGCTCGAAGATATCGCGAAGATTTTCCAGCTGAAAGGGCGCTATCCCGAAGCGGAAAAAATGTTCAAGCAGGTCATGGCCATCCGCAAAGACAAGGCGGGGGAGGAAGATCCTTCTTACGCGACCGCGGTCAGCAACCTCGGGCTGCTCTACGAAAATATGGGCGAATATAAAAAAGCGCTGCGCATGACCCACAAGGCGTGGAAGATCCGCCTCAAGGTGCTGGGCGCCGATCATCCCGAGACCGCGATTTCTCTGAACAATCTCGCGGGCCTTTACCGCATCCACGGCGAAGAAGACAAGGCCGAGGAATGCTACCGCGAGGCGCTGCGCATCTGGACCGAAAGCGGCGAAAGCCAGACGCTCGTCGCCAAAGTACTCAACAATCTCGCCATTGTTTATGAAGAGCAGAACCGGATCGACGAATCCCTCAAGATGTTCTGGGAAGCCTACGCGATCCGCCGCGAGGCTTACGGTGAAAACCATCCTTCGCTGGCGGTCCTGCTCAACAATATGGGAGGGCTTTATAAGAAGCAGGGCCAGTTCGAAAAGGCGGAAAGCCTGTACAAGCAGGCCGAAGAAATCTGGGTCCGCACGCTGGGCGCCGATCACCCCTACGTGGCCCGCGTCCGCAACAACCGGGCGCTTTTATACCAGCAGCAGGGCCGCCTGCAGGAAGCGGAAAAGCTTTTCCGGGAGGCGCTGGACGTCGCCCGCAAATCCATGGGAGAGGACCATCCTTTCGGCGGCCAGATCGTCTCAAATCTCGTTTCCCTGTACCAGGATTCCGGACGCCTTCAGGACGCCGAAGCTCTGAAGCAAAAGTACCTCAAGCCGGAAACCGCCGTTCCCGTGGTCCCGGCCGCCAAAAGGAATTCTATAACTATAGGCCAAACAACAACTTAA
- a CDS encoding response regulator transcription factor translates to MATSMLKKTKVPAEDNLIQKEQKPALTSKQSRIFILDDHPIIRQGIGELINDEPDMTVCGEAENFQDAMAAVEKLKPDVILVDISLDGSSGLEFIKSLKINFPDVKALILSMHDEVLYAERALREGARGYIMKQEATEKIMDAIRHVMGGQVYLSEHMMERILEKKYGGISVDASPYEALSDRELEVFRMIGEGASTSLIAKQLHRSMKTIETYRARIKVKLNLKNNMELIRLAMNWVQSK, encoded by the coding sequence ATGGCTACGTCGATGCTGAAGAAAACCAAAGTTCCCGCGGAAGACAATTTGATTCAGAAAGAACAAAAGCCTGCGCTTACGTCGAAGCAGAGCCGTATTTTCATTTTGGATGATCATCCGATTATCCGGCAGGGCATCGGCGAGCTCATCAATGACGAGCCTGACATGACGGTATGCGGGGAGGCCGAAAATTTCCAGGACGCGATGGCGGCCGTGGAAAAGCTAAAGCCCGACGTCATCCTCGTGGACATCTCGCTGGACGGCTCGAGCGGCCTGGAGTTCATCAAGTCCCTGAAGATCAATTTTCCCGATGTGAAGGCGCTCATCCTCTCCATGCACGATGAAGTCCTGTACGCCGAACGCGCGCTGCGCGAAGGTGCCCGGGGTTACATCATGAAGCAGGAAGCCACGGAAAAAATCATGGACGCCATCCGCCACGTCATGGGCGGCCAGGTTTACCTGAGCGAGCACATGATGGAGCGCATCCTCGAGAAAAAGTACGGCGGCATTTCTGTGGACGCTTCGCCTTACGAAGCGCTCAGCGACCGCGAACTCGAAGTCTTCCGCATGATCGGCGAGGGCGCTTCCACGTCACTCATCGCCAAACAGCTTCACCGCAGCATGAAGACGATCGAGACCTACCGCGCCCGGATCAAGGTCAAGCTGAACTTGAAGAACAACATGGAACTCATCCGCCTCGCGATGAACTGGGTGCAGAGCAAGTAA
- a CDS encoding endonuclease/exonuclease/phosphatase family protein: protein MIARLAVSMRRLRRRFTRSYWELRLMPLSKSEGTSSSRGLIMIQIDGLSHPQMRRAVREGHMPFLEKLIEKENYEEYSHYSGLPSATPGVQGELFYGVKSCVPAFHFYDRKTSQMFTMYDAKSASEIEKQMARENRGLLEEGSSYSNIFSGGAKESHFCCATFGWQGFFKLLNPMSWTALFIFHLDILIKTLFLLVIELGLSIVDCIRGMLKGQYFFYEAQFILTRVFICVLLRELIVLGARIDIARGLPVIHVNFFGYDEQSHRRGPSSAFAHWCLRGIDAAVAQLWREARLADRREYDIWIYSDHGQEDTAPYHKLHHENIQDVLDGIFSKAAAQNPARARMGHGPSCCYAGRYYPARPSRGERDAPRNSPAPAPAPASHTAETETQTPDVIAAGMGPLCHVYSKIPLGHDERIKLAHDILVKAEVPLVLIPDEGRNALAITASGTYNLPRDASDVLGHDHPFLEEAAHDLAELCHHPYSGDLILSGWLANRKPITFPIENGSHAGIGAEETHGFALLPQDTPLPERSREYLRPSILREAALRVLGRSESVVSRETRQADVVPKTLRVACYNVHGCLGMDGKRSTDRIARVIARYSPDAIALQELDAGCKRSQEIHQAEAIAERLRMTFQFYPSFCLNGHYGNGILSHYPMRQVKVGGLPQLYKRKEFEPRGALWVELDLGGGTQVQIITTHLSLWPQERLLQTEALLGPEWLGSPLCKPPVILCGDFNSSPASQVYKRITTRLQDAQMLLEFHRPYGTWLRSYSFTRIDHMFISPDIKVTRIVVPSTELDKVASDHFPLFIDLVVSGRAARVPEHGQALGAAKAGSAGKEFSEGFVNKSEQE, encoded by the coding sequence ATGATCGCGCGTCTTGCCGTTTCCATGAGGCGCCTGCGCCGGCGTTTTACCCGTTCCTACTGGGAGCTGCGCCTCATGCCGCTCTCGAAATCCGAAGGAACTTCCTCGTCGCGCGGCCTGATTATGATCCAGATCGACGGCCTGTCGCACCCGCAGATGCGCCGCGCCGTGAGGGAAGGCCACATGCCGTTCCTCGAAAAGCTTATCGAGAAAGAAAATTACGAGGAATATTCCCACTATTCCGGTCTTCCGTCCGCGACGCCCGGGGTGCAGGGCGAGCTTTTTTACGGCGTGAAATCCTGCGTGCCCGCCTTTCACTTTTACGACCGCAAGACGAGCCAGATGTTCACGATGTACGATGCCAAATCGGCTTCGGAAATCGAGAAACAGATGGCCCGCGAAAACCGCGGCCTCCTGGAAGAGGGAAGCTCGTACTCCAACATTTTTTCCGGCGGCGCGAAAGAGTCCCACTTCTGCTGCGCGACGTTCGGCTGGCAGGGTTTTTTCAAGCTGCTCAATCCCATGAGCTGGACGGCCCTTTTCATTTTCCATCTGGACATCCTGATCAAGACACTGTTCCTGCTCGTCATCGAGCTGGGGCTCAGCATCGTCGACTGCATCCGCGGCATGCTGAAAGGCCAGTATTTTTTCTACGAAGCGCAATTCATCCTGACCCGCGTTTTCATCTGTGTGCTGCTGCGCGAACTCATCGTGCTCGGCGCGCGCATCGACATCGCGCGCGGTCTGCCGGTCATCCATGTCAATTTTTTCGGATATGACGAACAGTCGCACCGGCGCGGTCCTTCGTCGGCTTTCGCGCACTGGTGCCTGCGAGGCATCGACGCGGCCGTGGCCCAGCTTTGGCGGGAAGCCCGCCTCGCGGACCGGCGCGAATACGACATCTGGATTTATTCGGATCACGGGCAGGAGGACACGGCCCCGTATCATAAGCTTCACCACGAAAACATCCAGGACGTGCTGGACGGCATCTTCAGCAAGGCGGCGGCGCAGAATCCCGCGCGCGCGCGCATGGGGCACGGCCCTTCCTGCTGTTATGCGGGGCGGTATTACCCGGCCCGTCCGTCCCGCGGCGAGAGGGATGCGCCCCGGAATAGTCCCGCTCCCGCGCCGGCGCCGGCCAGCCATACGGCGGAAACTGAAACGCAGACCCCGGACGTCATCGCGGCGGGCATGGGACCGCTTTGCCACGTTTATTCCAAAATTCCGCTCGGGCACGACGAAAGGATCAAGCTCGCGCACGACATCCTCGTCAAGGCCGAGGTGCCGCTCGTCCTGATTCCGGACGAAGGGCGGAACGCGCTGGCCATTACGGCGTCCGGGACCTACAACCTTCCGCGCGACGCTTCCGACGTGCTGGGCCATGACCATCCGTTCCTGGAAGAAGCCGCGCATGACCTCGCGGAGCTTTGCCATCATCCTTACTCGGGGGACCTGATCCTTTCCGGCTGGCTGGCCAACCGCAAGCCCATCACGTTTCCGATTGAAAACGGCTCGCACGCGGGAATCGGGGCGGAAGAAACGCATGGTTTTGCGCTTCTTCCTCAGGACACGCCGCTGCCGGAGCGGAGCCGGGAATATCTCCGGCCTTCGATTCTCAGGGAAGCGGCCCTGCGCGTGCTCGGCCGTTCGGAATCCGTGGTCAGCCGCGAAACGCGGCAGGCGGACGTGGTCCCGAAAACGCTGCGGGTTGCCTGCTACAACGTGCACGGATGCCTGGGCATGGACGGCAAGCGCTCGACGGACCGGATTGCCCGGGTCATCGCGCGCTATTCGCCGGACGCGATCGCGCTGCAGGAGCTCGATGCGGGCTGCAAGCGCTCGCAGGAAATCCACCAGGCCGAAGCCATCGCGGAACGGCTGCGCATGACTTTCCAATTTTATCCGTCGTTTTGCCTGAACGGACATTACGGCAACGGCATCCTCAGCCATTATCCCATGCGGCAGGTGAAGGTCGGCGGGCTGCCGCAGCTCTACAAACGGAAAGAATTCGAACCCCGGGGCGCGCTGTGGGTCGAGCTCGACCTGGGCGGCGGCACTCAAGTCCAGATCATCACCACGCACCTGAGTTTATGGCCGCAGGAAAGGCTGCTTCAAACCGAGGCCTTGCTCGGGCCCGAATGGCTCGGAAGCCCGCTTTGCAAGCCGCCGGTGATCCTGTGCGGGGATTTCAATTCCAGCCCGGCCTCGCAGGTCTACAAGCGCATCACGACCCGGCTGCAGGACGCCCAGATGCTGCTCGAATTCCACCGGCCCTACGGCACCTGGCTGCGCTCGTATTCGTTCACGCGCATCGACCACATGTTCATCAGCCCGGACATCAAGGTGACGCGTATTGTCGTGCCTTCTACGGAGCTCGACAAGGTGGCGTCCGATCATTTTCCGCTGTTCATCGATCTCGTGGTGAGCGGCCGCGCCGCGCGCGTCCCCGAACACGGGCAAGCCCTCGGCGCGGCCAAGGCCGGAAGCGCCGGAAAGGAATTTTCCGAAGGATTCGTCAACAAGTCCGAACAAGAATGA
- a CDS encoding right-handed parallel beta-helix repeat-containing protein has protein sequence MNNTNQNNEAVSQDESASIQEKIQPLLYKLRPYQQVMRRFKDRAQAGYKGLRIVIALAVAFGMTGLPQAMASELALTQDPLGTLQPTTTADAPADTTTQTTTAAKTVSNADSFLQASPLSSPTVQAETTGRTLYVATTGSDTNAGDQNNPYKSLQKAISSLQAGDTLVIKAGTYQESADITVSGTADAYITIRGEDGVVIDGDPLNDYEPIFDTKGSDYIRFENLTVKNARDAVEVSPGSQFIVIDGLNTDHNHFAVKVNSATNVTIRNVVATNSRNGFRVENNGGTVPSNILFENIKSTGAKDIYTGYESVYRNGDGFILEAGNNITLRNIESYDNWDGGFDIKANNVLVENVKVWGNKNNFKIWGTSIVVKNALIRNARYLAEDPIAGEGNGVNARRGSVTFINSTFVDNDVFDIKADNDGGASKVTLENCVIARKKTTGEMYTNLGGTLVDSNNTFYWQGHSNPGFTINGTSQWANPGFVDWDGKDFHLTGSSPALEAGSNGFPISSTDLDGNARVVGSLVDAGAYEYGSTTTVTPVTMVGLASGATVNGTINVGPDLTQHKGVTKVVYALDGSASGTSTVSPFYWGGTAGTGSTGFDTTKIANGAHALLVTLTDSQGTRTKTINFSVNNTTNPPPSGDVAGLTNGQTVSGTILVNPNLVKHPDVRKVAYYLNGAQSGKVYTSPFYWGGISGTGATGFDTTKIPNGDHMLSVTYTDSTGDHTVQVAFKVLNGVTPPPGPDFSGVSNGATVTGTVNIGPNLTTYPNVTKAVYTLNGAASGTSTVSPFYWGGTTGTGAAGFDTTKIPNGTYTLQAVLTTGTTTKTVQTQFTVNNTVTPPPTTDFVGVTDGQSVTGTVNIGPNLTKLTGVSKVAYYLNGAKSGKVYSSPFLWGGLSGTGTGGFDTTKIANGTYSLAMTYTQNGVDKTTTITFKVANGTTPAPTPTPTTTGDFTGVTAGGTVSGVSSIGPNLTKYPTARKVAYYLNGAQSGKVYTSPFLWGGLAGTGVSGLDTTKLANGTYTLSMILTDATGDHNVSVQFTIAN, from the coding sequence ATGAACAACACTAACCAGAACAACGAGGCCGTTTCTCAGGACGAGAGCGCTTCGATCCAAGAAAAGATCCAGCCGTTGCTGTATAAGCTGAGGCCTTATCAGCAGGTGATGCGGCGTTTCAAGGACCGGGCTCAGGCCGGGTACAAAGGCTTACGAATCGTGATCGCGCTCGCGGTCGCCTTCGGCATGACGGGCCTTCCCCAAGCCATGGCCTCGGAACTTGCCCTCACTCAAGACCCGCTGGGCACGCTGCAGCCGACGACGACTGCGGACGCTCCTGCGGACACGACCACGCAGACGACGACGGCGGCGAAAACCGTTTCGAACGCCGATTCGTTCCTCCAGGCAAGTCCTCTCAGCTCGCCGACGGTCCAAGCCGAGACCACCGGCCGTACGCTGTACGTTGCCACCACGGGTTCGGACACCAATGCCGGTGACCAGAACAACCCGTATAAGAGCCTCCAGAAGGCGATCTCTTCGCTCCAGGCGGGAGACACGCTCGTCATCAAGGCCGGCACGTATCAGGAATCCGCCGACATTACGGTGTCCGGAACCGCGGACGCTTACATTACCATCCGCGGTGAAGACGGCGTCGTGATCGACGGCGATCCGCTGAACGACTACGAGCCGATCTTCGACACCAAGGGCAGCGACTACATCCGTTTCGAGAATTTGACGGTGAAGAATGCCCGCGACGCGGTCGAAGTCAGCCCAGGCAGCCAGTTCATCGTCATCGACGGACTCAACACGGACCACAACCACTTCGCGGTCAAGGTCAACAGCGCCACGAACGTGACGATCCGCAATGTCGTGGCCACGAACAGCCGCAACGGCTTCCGCGTCGAGAACAACGGCGGCACCGTGCCGAGCAACATCCTGTTCGAGAACATCAAGTCGACGGGCGCGAAGGACATCTACACGGGTTACGAGAGCGTGTACCGCAACGGCGACGGGTTCATTCTCGAAGCCGGCAACAACATCACGCTCCGCAACATCGAGTCCTACGACAACTGGGACGGCGGCTTTGACATCAAGGCCAACAACGTCCTCGTCGAGAACGTCAAGGTGTGGGGCAACAAGAACAACTTCAAGATCTGGGGCACCAGCATCGTGGTCAAGAACGCGCTTATCCGCAATGCGCGCTACCTGGCCGAAGATCCGATTGCCGGCGAAGGCAACGGCGTGAACGCCCGCAGGGGATCGGTCACGTTCATCAATTCCACCTTCGTCGACAACGACGTCTTCGACATCAAGGCGGACAATGACGGCGGCGCTTCCAAGGTCACGCTCGAGAACTGTGTTATCGCGCGCAAGAAGACGACGGGCGAAATGTACACGAACCTCGGCGGCACGCTGGTCGACAGCAACAACACGTTCTATTGGCAGGGCCACTCGAATCCCGGCTTTACGATCAACGGCACGAGCCAGTGGGCGAACCCGGGCTTCGTGGACTGGGACGGGAAGGATTTTCACCTGACCGGATCCAGCCCGGCGCTTGAAGCGGGCAGCAACGGCTTTCCGATTTCGAGCACGGACCTGGACGGCAATGCCCGCGTGGTGGGTTCTCTCGTCGATGCCGGCGCTTACGAATACGGCAGCACGACGACGGTGACGCCCGTCACGATGGTCGGTCTTGCCAGCGGCGCCACGGTGAACGGCACGATCAATGTCGGCCCGGATCTCACCCAGCACAAGGGCGTGACGAAAGTCGTTTACGCGCTCGACGGTTCGGCGTCCGGAACTTCCACGGTTTCGCCTTTTTACTGGGGCGGCACTGCGGGAACCGGAAGCACGGGGTTTGACACGACGAAGATCGCCAATGGCGCGCATGCGCTTCTGGTCACGTTGACGGATTCGCAGGGCACGCGCACGAAGACGATCAATTTCAGCGTGAACAACACCACGAATCCTCCGCCGAGCGGCGACGTCGCAGGCCTTACCAACGGCCAGACGGTTTCGGGCACGATCCTCGTGAATCCGAACCTCGTGAAACATCCCGACGTCAGAAAAGTCGCGTACTACCTGAACGGCGCGCAGTCCGGCAAGGTCTACACGTCCCCGTTTTATTGGGGCGGCATTTCCGGCACCGGCGCTACGGGTTTTGACACGACCAAAATTCCCAATGGAGACCATATGCTTTCCGTCACCTACACCGATAGCACCGGCGACCACACGGTTCAAGTGGCCTTCAAAGTGCTGAACGGCGTAACGCCTCCGCCGGGCCCCGATTTTTCCGGCGTGTCCAACGGCGCCACGGTGACCGGGACGGTCAACATCGGTCCCAACCTGACGACCTATCCCAACGTGACCAAGGCCGTTTACACGCTGAACGGCGCGGCCTCCGGCACGTCCACGGTTTCGCCTTTCTACTGGGGCGGCACCACGGGAACGGGAGCGGCGGGATTTGACACGACGAAAATCCCGAATGGCACGTACACGCTTCAGGCTGTCCTCACCACGGGGACGACCACGAAGACCGTGCAGACGCAGTTCACGGTCAACAACACGGTCACGCCTCCGCCGACCACGGATTTCGTGGGCGTGACGGACGGACAGAGCGTGACGGGAACGGTCAACATCGGCCCGAACCTCACGAAGCTGACCGGGGTTTCCAAGGTCGCGTATTACCTGAACGGAGCCAAGTCGGGCAAGGTGTACTCGTCGCCTTTCTTGTGGGGCGGCCTGTCCGGCACGGGCACGGGAGGTTTTGACACGACCAAGATTGCGAACGGGACCTACTCGCTCGCCATGACCTACACGCAGAACGGTGTGGACAAGACGACGACGATCACGTTCAAGGTGGCGAACGGCACGACGCCGGCTCCGACACCGACTCCCACGACGACCGGGGATTTCACGGGCGTCACCGCGGGAGGCACGGTGAGCGGGGTGTCGAGCATCGGCCCGAACCTCACCAAATATCCCACCGCGCGGAAGGTCGCGTACTACCTGAACGGCGCGCAGTCGGGCAAGGTGTACACGTCGCCTTTCCTGTGGGGCGGTTTGGCCGGCACGGGCGTGAGCGGTCTCGATACGACCAAGCTCGCGAACGGGACGTACACGCTGTCGATGATCCTGACCGACGCGACGGGGGATCATAACGTTTCGGTGCAGTTCACGATCGCGAACTAA
- a CDS encoding histidine kinase: protein MKAVPKENKVSREFLGLEREERYRVSRYLHDTLQQNLVAAKIMLETQSAKRKDEGLKKIAKIVDDALQQSRRLSVELSPPLGFESGLRPALEWLADWAGEQYRVKVGLRFEGKDRAVPEDIGAFIVRGIQEFLAGKASRGASAGSVQMRLKMDRGLRLTIRAEARGDLREDPSLAGIQKRMELLGGSYELARDGTEVSLGFPPFLFEKGTRPDAGNP, encoded by the coding sequence ATGAAGGCGGTCCCCAAGGAAAATAAGGTCAGCCGTGAATTTCTCGGACTGGAACGCGAGGAGCGTTACCGCGTTTCCCGCTACCTTCACGACACGCTCCAGCAGAACCTCGTCGCCGCCAAGATCATGCTGGAAACGCAATCCGCGAAACGCAAGGACGAGGGCTTGAAAAAAATAGCCAAGATCGTGGACGACGCGCTCCAGCAGTCGCGGCGCCTGTCGGTGGAATTGAGCCCGCCGCTCGGATTCGAAAGCGGCCTCAGGCCGGCGCTCGAGTGGCTTGCGGACTGGGCGGGCGAGCAATACCGCGTGAAAGTCGGGCTGCGCTTCGAAGGGAAAGACCGCGCGGTTCCCGAAGACATCGGCGCGTTCATCGTGCGCGGGATCCAGGAGTTTCTGGCGGGCAAGGCTTCCCGCGGCGCGAGCGCCGGAAGCGTTCAAATGCGGCTGAAGATGGACCGCGGGCTGCGGCTCACGATCCGTGCCGAAGCCCGCGGGGATTTGCGCGAGGACCCGTCGCTGGCCGGAATTCAGAAACGCATGGAGCTTCTCGGCGGAAGCTACGAACTCGCCCGGGACGGAACCGAAGTCAGCCTGGGGTTTCCGCCGTTTCTTTTCGAGAAAGGGACGCGTCCGGATGCAGGGAATCCCTGA
- a CDS encoding response regulator, with the protein MPTRRPLPQEKRAEKILICDDESSLLRFLKQHFAGQGYRVDTAKSGHEFQRRAHRSRPDLIILDIVLPDGLGTDYYEKLLRSGFDSSVPVIFLSALAQGLPPRHGTQEGRFALFGKPFDLAKLRSEMRRLLSSVPPAARGRRVRKGRKRLVSSGLQRA; encoded by the coding sequence ATGCCGACCCGCCGCCCTCTTCCCCAAGAAAAACGTGCGGAAAAAATCCTGATCTGTGACGACGAATCCTCGCTCCTGAGATTTTTGAAGCAGCATTTTGCCGGGCAGGGATACCGCGTCGACACGGCAAAAAGCGGCCACGAATTTCAGCGGCGGGCGCATCGGTCGCGGCCGGATTTGATCATCCTGGACATTGTCCTGCCTGACGGTTTGGGCACCGACTATTACGAAAAGCTCCTGCGTTCCGGTTTCGATTCTTCCGTGCCCGTGATTTTTTTGAGCGCCCTGGCGCAGGGGCTGCCGCCCCGGCACGGCACTCAGGAAGGTCGTTTCGCCCTTTTCGGAAAACCCTTCGACCTGGCCAAGCTCCGCAGCGAAATGAGACGGCTCTTGTCGTCGGTTCCGCCCGCGGCCCGCGGCCGCCGGGTCAGGAAAGGAAGGAAAAGGCTGGTTTCATCCGGCCTGCAGCGCGCATGA